Sequence from the Cervus canadensis isolate Bull #8, Minnesota chromosome 16, ASM1932006v1, whole genome shotgun sequence genome:
TCTAACCATACATGTAGGATATAAATTGTATTGTGACTTTTCTGAGCACATAGtaggaaactttaaaaagttagtCATATGTTCTTGAgatcttgatttcatttttagTGCAGAGTGTATTTGGAGGTGACATAGAAAATGTTCCCTTTGCATTTCCAGTAGCCCGCAGGAAAACACATACTTATGATGTTAGGCAGCATTTATAAAGTGTTGTTTGCCAAGAAGGAGATGACACTAGCCATCGCTTTCTCCCTGCAGGCTGCTCTGAGTCTTCCACGACGCCCTTTCCTTCACTGTTCTACTGTGATCCCCACTGTGGTTCTGACCCTAAAGTTTACAATGCACTTTTTCAAGCTCAAAGACTCATGGTGCTTTCTTCCCTGGATGTTATTTATATCCTGGACCTCACACCACATCCGAGATGGAATTCGCCATGGCTTGTGGATATGCCCATTTGGAAAAACTTCTCCTTTGCCATTTTGGCTTTATGTAATAATCACATCATCTCTACCTCACATCTGTTCACTCGTTATGTATTTCACAGGGACCAGACAAATGATGTCTTCAAAACATGGAATTCATATTGATGTGTGAGATAACCACATGGCAgtctttgagaaccactggttgaGACAATGACAACCAACATTAAAGTGAATTTAAAACACATATTAGGTACTTATATTAATTATTGTAATTCCTAAATCCTCTTGCTCAGGAGGCAtgtacatttcttaaaaaattatctgtATTTGTTGTATTCCTTTCTTCTATAACACTGTAGTGTAATATCAGAGTTTCATTCACTCCGTGGtatatttgattatttcttttgtttatctgGCTTTACTAATGTTATTAGATTAACATCCAAATAAGTTTTCTGGAAATATACCTTTAAGGTAATTCATTTCCTGATGAAAAACAGCTCAAATTTTAGGATAATTAATTTGTGGAACGTTAGCATGTTATTTGGATCCAAGTTTTCCTGAGATattgaaaca
This genomic interval carries:
- the TMEM267 gene encoding transmembrane protein 267 encodes the protein MASETEKSHALLQSCSTESLLSSLGLGLFCAVADRLLQFPIIQQNAWLRALSDNSVHCVIGMWSWAVVIGIRKKTDFGEIILAGFLASVIDIDHFLLSGSLSLKAALSLPRRPFLHCSTVIPTVVLTLKFTMHFFKLKDSWCFLPWMLFISWTSHHIRDGIRHGLWICPFGKTSPLPFWLYVIITSSLPHICSLVMYFTGTRQMMSSKHGIHIDV